One window from the genome of Cryptococcus tetragattii IND107 chromosome 2, whole genome shotgun sequence encodes:
- a CDS encoding palmitoyltransferase PFA4 has protein sequence MATRNWSPVWVGGTVVLISFIAFSSQIFVIWPWYGREISLDLLKLLVPLNLAAFMIFWNYRLCVITSPGSVPEGWRPNIGAMEGMEVKKGTHTPRYCKTCEHYKPPRAHHCRQCKTCWLKLDHHCPWIGNCVGFYNQGHFVRFLLWVDIGTTFHLIIMVRRVLYMAEYYHQEPTLADVLFLVFNFAACVPVWLCVGMFSIYHVYLACGNSTTIEGWEKDKVATLIRRGKIKEVKYPYNLSIYKNIKSVLGPNPLLWLWPQKMQGDGLSFPVNSAAGDHRAQYFWPPQDPSRLPNPPPIPANASPFIYGNNGFNPNLRPTNALRARRSSTPRIEDENVHSHDQDRQYSSGEERDYGSNSASSSPEPYLSDYDHYGDGPMYPGERIMAPGPRVRRGSEGWEVAPGGGWNAYAATMDEEVGWDDEAGYDEAPEEGLASIPEDDDFTFISGSSGLSDTPSLTPLATPHDSPSRLSLASGSDLEMVASDGIKFHTCSELLQAASSVFAAMMRPSKSGSPLTIYFTDSYVEASPTITHFLHLLSSQSNSSLPTPTVQSFTHYETLILFLKKFQCDRALLEKLSKMMRGWLEEGCISASRIFKAGCMMGDEALCKFAVQAGNEWTWVGDSRSGSSPYPPGNKRQNFNFSSSEFDLHEDGVFGAPALDITAMPYAFFRSLPDTHKFALLRATRNVVGAMVMLDQCDWDKVAEEFEKILSRVKRCESIAIFSKIKADAIPLRGPLLKAI, from the exons ATGGCCACCAGAAATTGGTCACCCGTATG GGTAGGGGGAACCGTCgttctcatctccttcatcgcATTCTCCTCTCAGATCTTTGTCATCTGGCCATGGTACGGCCGTGAGATCAGCTTGgatcttctcaaactccttGTCCCCCTCAA TTTGGCCGCGTTTATGATCTTTTGGAACTACCGATTATGTGTTATAACGTCCCCTGGAAGTGTACCAGAAGGTTGG AGGCCCAACATTGGTGCAATGGAGGGTATGGAAGTTAAAAAAGGTACACATACGCCGAGATACTGCAAGACATGCGAACATTACAAACCACCAAGAG CACATCATTGCAGGCAATGTAAGACATGTTGG CTCAAA CTCGATC ACCATTGCCCTTGGATAGGTAACTGCGTAGGCTTTTACAACCAAGGACATTTCGTTCGGTTTTTGCTATGGGTGGACATTGGCACGACATTTCATCTCATTATCATGGTCAGGCGTGTACTTTATATGGCCGAGTACTACCAT CAGGAGCCCACACTCGCCGATGTCTTGTTCCTTGTTTTCAACTTTGCTGCCTGTGTCCCTGTCTGGCTATGTGTCGGCATGTTTTCCATCTACCACGTATACCTTGCGTGCGGAAATAGTACTACCATCGAAGgttgggagaaggacaaagTGGCTACTCTAATTCGCAGGGGAAAGATCAAAGAGGTCAAGTATCCTTAT AACCTTAGCATTTACAAGAACATCAAATCCGTGCTTGGACCCAATCCACTTCTCTGGCTTTGGCCCCAAAAGATGCAAGGCGATGGACTCTCGTTCCCCGTCAACTCTGCAGCAGGTG ATCACAGGGCTCAGTACTTTTGGCCGCCTCAAGATCCTTCCAGACTTCCTAATCCACCACCGATTCCTGCCAACGCTTCTCCATTCATTTACGGCAATAATGGCTTCAATCCTAATCTACGGCCCACAAACGCGCTTCGTGCACGTCGGAGCAGCACGCCCCGtattgaagatgaaaacgTACATTCACATGATCAAGACCGTCAGTACTCTTCAGGCGAAGAACGTGATTACGGTTCGAACTCTGCTTCAAGTTCACCTGAGCCATATCTGTCCGACTATGATCATTATGGTGACGGGCCTATGTATCCCGGAGAAAGAATCATGGCACCGGGTCcgagggtgaggagaggaagtgaaggGTGGGAAGTAGCTCCTGGAGGTGGTTGGAATGCCTATGCTGCAacgatggatgaagaagttgggTGGGATGACGAGGCTGGATATGATGAAGCCCCTGAAGAAG GGCTTGCGTCGATTCCTGAAGACGACGACTTCACATTCATCAGCGGTTCCAGCGGTCTTTCCGATACACCGTCTCTAACTCCCCTCGCCACTCCCCATGATAGCCCAAGTCGTCTGTCCTTAGCGAGTGGAAGCGATCTAGAAATGGTAGCAAGCGATGGTATCAAGTTCCATACTTGCTCagagcttcttcaagctgcTAG CTCGGTCTTTGCTGCAATGATGAGACCCTCCAAGTCGGGGTCGCCTCTAACCATCTACTTTACCGACTCCTATGTCGAAGCCTCTCCCACGATAACacatttcctccacttACTGTCTTCTCAGTCCAATTCATCGTTACCGACACCAACGGTCCAGTCATTCACCCACTACGAAACACTCATCTTGTTCCTCAAGAAATTCCAGTGCGATCGAGCCTTACTAGAGAAGTTAAGTAAAATGATGAGAGGGTGGTTAGAAGAGGGCTGTATCTCTGCAAGTAGGATCTTCAAAGCAGGATGTATGATGGGTGACGAGGCACTGTGCAAATTCGCGGTACAAGCAGGCAATGAATGGACATGGGTTGGAGATAGTCGGAGTGGCTCTTCT CCATATCCTCCAGGCAATAAAAGGCAAAATTTCAACTTTTCAAGCTCCGAGTTTGATTTACACGAGGATGGAGTTTTTGGCGCTCCTGCATTGGATATCACCGCCATGCCTTATGCGTTCTTTAGGTCTCTTCCTGATACGCACAAGTTTGCACTCTTGAGAGCTACAAGAAATGTCGTGGGCGCCATGGTAATGCTTGATCAGTGTGATTGGGACAAAGTTGCagaagagtttgaaaagATTTTGAGTAGAGTGAAACGTTGTGAGAGCATTGCGATTTTTTCAAAGATTAAAGCTGATGCTATCCCCTTAAGAGGACCCTTATTGAAGGCCATTTGA
- a CDS encoding mitochondrial 37S ribosomal protein uS4m, whose amino-acid sequence MPYRPYTTRNVFNHKRAIPRMSWSPENLFNIWQRSSPESPIRREHDFTRTNATPFQLRWVAKRLLRGYHGDYIGYTKFARWYMPEKLPAIHEGGKNEVGEMGKWIEGRERAGGRTRDEKKAKSKAKDSRAPVGTMLFADVERRLDVLIFRSCFAQNVWEARRYVVQGHVKLNGQVIRNPNIMLNPGDVFTVNPSQIVMLQAPKSKSQQSAEEDIEGEASEEKPSEPTGPVASSYFNLPDYASPHLFVPAYLLPSYLTCSAVYVRHPTARPNYSEIPSPYDAGGELMSLAWEWFKRSAPRMRNKTKKWPNPFGGFGKQ is encoded by the exons ATGCCGTACAGACCGTACACTACAAGAAATGTGTTCAACCACAAAAGGGCAATACCTCGTATG AGCTGGTCGCCAGAAaacctcttcaacatctgGCAACGTTCCTCTCCCGAGTCTCCTATACGCCGGGAACACGACTTTACACGTACGAACGCGACTCCGTTCCAGCTTCGATGGGTCGCCAAACGTCTTTTGCGAGGATATCACGGTGACTACATAGGGTACACCAAGTTTGCGAGATGGTACATGCCTGAAAAACTCCCCGCTATCCACGAAGGCGGTAAGAACGAGGTTGGAGAAATGGGCAAATGGATTGAAGGCCGAGAAAGGGCCGGAGGAAGGACACgtgatgagaagaaggcaaagagCAAGGCGAAGGACAGCAGAGCGCCGGTTGGAACTATGCTCTTTGCGGATGTCGAGAGGAGATTGGATGTTTTGATCTTCAGATCTTGTTTCGCTCAGAATGTGTGGGAAGCGAGGAGATATGTCGTTCAGGGTCACGTCAAGCTTAACGGCCAGGTG ATACGAAACCCGAACATCATGCTTAACCCTGGAGATGTCTTCACTGTCAACCCGTCACAGATTGTTATGCTCCAAGCGCCCAAATCAAAATCTCAACAATCAGCAGAGGAGGACATCGAGGGTGAGGCTTCTGAAGAAAAGCCCTCAGAACCCACCGGTCCTGTCGCTTCATCCTACTTTAATCTCCCCGACTACGCTTCTCCTCACCTTTTCGTCCCGGCCtaccttctcccatcctACCTCACCTGTTCGGCAGTCTATGTCCGACATCCTACTGCCCGTCCGAATTATTCCGAAATCCCATCACCATACGATGCTGGAGGCGAGTTGATGAGTCTCGCTTGGGAGTGGTTTAAGAGGTCTGCACCAAGAATGAGGAATAAGACAAAGAAGTGGCCAAACCCCTTTGGAGGGTTTGGCAAGCAGTAG
- a CDS encoding Grx4 family monothiol glutaredoxin: MVFARLGLRTLRSLPQSQVARSTTILAQRRFLSSEARKLIDDAVKSNPLVVFMKGTPDAPQCGFSRAVCQILDVQGVPRENLKTYNCLDDQELREGIKEYSEWPTIPQVYIKGEFVGGCDILLSMHQSGELEDLLIEEGLAPPLPEGSESSA, encoded by the exons ATGGTCTTCGCCAGGCTCGGTCTCCGTACCCTT CGATCccttcctcaatctcagGTCGCTCGATCAACCACTATCCTTGCCCAAAGGCGGTTCCTTTCCTCTGAGGCTAGGAAACTCATTGACGAC GCTGTCAAGAGCAACCCTCTTGTTGTCTTCATGAAGGGCACACCTGATGCCCCTCAATGTGGTTTCTCCAGGGCCGTTTGCCAGATCCTTGATGTTCAG GGTGTCCCAAGAGAAAATCTCAAGACCTACAACTGTCTCGATGACCAGGAGCTTCGTGAGGGTATCAAGGAGTACAG TGAATGGCCTACCATCCCTCAGGTCTACATCAAGGGTGAATTCGTTGGTGGATGTGACATTCTTTTGTCAA TGCATCAAAGCGGAGAGCTCGAGGACCTGTTGATCGAGGAGGGTCTTGCTCCTCCGCTTCCTGAGGGATCCGAGAGCAGTGCCTAA
- a CDS encoding ribosome biogenesis protein ERB1 yields the protein MAPQPLKMGTSNQSKVDKTAPRSAAGLAKKAEKSKKRAVEQVEEASDEEFGDQGSGIDMSDDEEELDGDDEEEDEDEAFPEFDSELEDNDEEEASDEGQDEQDTSDEGEILEEDSGSESGYNTSDIERMYASDDDLSSEENKDLPVDEKLSRLIAKNTVKPDDSIGTDDKISRAKEGVGRLVPSKHVKGSFVREYDDYEAGYGSESSTEDNPNTVGNIPMEWYDDLPHIGYDVNGRKIFRPLQGDELDKFLANVEDPSAWTSAEDKLLQQNVQLSDKELDIIRRLERAENPDADFDPYQPTIEWFTGEGKERVMPLSAAPEPKRRFVPSKWEHKKIMKIVKAIREGRIIPNKPSAEKPRFYPIWSDADQHNAHVMYMPAPQLPPPKTAESYNPPEEYLPTEEEKAEWEATDKEDRKTDFLPEKYDALRKVPGYKNLVQEKFERCLDLYLAPRTRRVKLNIDPESLIPKLPAPKELKPFPIASTVQYRHPGDTRVRSVSTSPDGQWIASGSEDGVVRVWDLGNGREVWRWDLHAGPIQYVEWSPSREESLLVALVAGKIAVLSPLALVAPHIAAQTLTHSNTAFATSSATTKQGAGNEVKGTESVKWTRPSEKERERGVLVYVEVPGTPKQVTWHRKGDYFATVASDAANKSVLIHQLSRHGSQSPFRKTPGTIQRVAFHPSKPHFFAATQRYIRLYDLAAQKLIRTLQSGVKWISSMDVHPGGDNLIIGSYDKKLAWFDMDLSAKPYKTLRYHNRALRSVTYHPTLPLFASASDDGTVHIFHCTVYTDLMQNPLIVPLKILRGHRVIDGIGVLDLRWVPGKPWLVSSGADGEVRLWCS from the exons ATGGCACCCCAACCACTCAAGATGGGCACCTCAAATCAGTCCAAGGTGGACAAAACTGCTCCAAGAAGCGCTGCCGGACTAGCGAAAAAAGCCgaaaagtcaaagaagCGAGCAGTAGAGCAGGTCGAAGAAGCCAGCGACGAAGAATTTGGGGACCAAGGGAGTGGAATTGATATGagcgatgacgaggaagagcttgatggagacgacgaggaggaggatgaagatgaagcttTCCCAGAATTCGACAGCGAGCTTGAGGATaacgatgaagaagaagccagTGACGAGGGGCAAGATGAACAGGATACGTCTGACGAAGGAGAAATCTTGGAGGAGGACAGTGGCTCCGAGTCCGGCTACAACACGTCTGATATCGAGCGAATGTACGcttctgatgatgatctgTCATCCGAAGAGAACAAAGACCTCCCTGTCGACGAGAAGCTTTCCCGACTTATCGCCAAGAACACCGTCAAGCCCGACGACTCTATCGGCACAGATGATAAAATCAGTCGTGCAAAAGAAGGTGTAGGGAGATTGGTGCCCAGCAAACACGTTAAGGGGTCATTTGTACGAGAGTATGACGACTATGAGGCTGGATATGGCAGTGAAAGCAGTACCGAGGAT AACCCCAACACTGTCGGTAACATTCCAATGGAATGGTACGATGACCTTCCCCACATCGGTTACGATGTCAACGGTCGCAAAATCTTCCGACCTTTGCAAGGCGACGAACTCGACAAGTTCCTCGCCAATGTCGAGGACCCCTCCGCTTGGACTTCTGCCGAAGAcaaacttcttcaacaaaACGTTCAGTTGTCAGACAAGGAGCTCGATATCATTAGGCGATTGGAGAGGGCCGAGAACCCTGATGCCGACTTTGACCCCTATCAACCTACCATTGAATGGTTTACTGGcgagggcaaggagaggGTCATGCCGCTTAGTGCGGCGCCTGAGCCCAAGAGAAGATTCGTGCCTTCCAAATGGGAGCATAAGAAG ATTATGAAGATCGTCAAGGCCATCAGAGAGGGCCGAATCATTCCTAACAAACCTTCCGCTGAAAAACCTCGCTTTTATCCTATCTGGTCTGATGCCGATCAGCACAACGCTCACGTCATGTACATGCCCGCCCCTCAACTTCCCCCTCCTAAGACTGCAGAATCCTACAATCCACCTGAAGAATACCTTCCtacagaggaagagaaggctgAATGGGAAGCAACGGATAAGGAAGACCGAAAGACTGACTTCTTGCCTGAGAAGTATGACGCGCTTAGAAAGGTTCCCGGCTACAAGAACCTGGTGCAAGAGAAGTTCGAGAGATGTCTTGATTTGTATCTTGCACCTCGAACTCGACgagtcaagctcaacatTGACCCCGAATCTCTTATTCCTAAACTTCCTGCTCCTAAGGAGCTTAAACCTTTCCCCATCGCTTCTACTGTCCAGTATCGCCATCCCGGAGACACTCGCGTGCGATCCGTTTCCACCAGCCCTGATGGTCAGTGGATTGCTTCTGGCTCGGAAGATGGTGTTGTGCGAGTTTGGGACCTGGGTAACGGTCGTGAGGTGTGGAGATGGGATTTGCATGCTGGTCCTATCCAATACGTTGAGTGGTCACCTTCCCGCGAGGAATCTTTGCTTGTGGCTCTTGTCGCTGGCAAGATCGCTGtgctctctcctcttgcccTCGTCGCTCCTCATATTGCCGCCCAGACTCTCACCCATTCCAATACTGCTTTCGCTACTAGTTCTGCGACGACAAAGCAAGGTGCCGGTAACGAAGTTAAGGGGACTGAGTCTGTCAAATGGACCAGGCCGagtgagaaggagagagaaaggggtGTCTTAGTATACGTGGAAGTTCCTGGTACTCCTAAACAGGTTACCTGGCACAGAAAGGGGGACTATTTTGCCACTGTTGCATCCGACG CCGCCAACAAGTCCGTTCTTATTCACCAACTCTCCCGTCACGGCAGTCAATCCCCCTTCCGTAAAACTCCCGGCACAATCCAGCGCGTTgccttccatccttctaAACCTCATTTCTTCGCTGCCACTCAACGTTACATCCGCCTCTACGACCTCGCTGCTCAAAAACTCATTAGAACTTTACAGTCTGGTGTCAAATGGATATCATCGATGGATGTGCATCCTGGAGGTGACAATTTAATTATTGGTAGTTACGATAAGAAATTAGCTTGGTTCGACATGGATTTGAGCGCAAAGCCTTATAAAACCTTAAG ATACCACAACCGTGCTCTTCGATCCGTTACTTATCACCCTACTCTCCCCCTCTTCGCCTCCGCCTCAGATGACGGCACAGtccacatcttccattGCACCGTTTACACCGACCTCATGCAAAACCCTCTCATCGTTCCTCTGAAGATCTTGAGGGGACATAGGGTAATCGATGGCATCGGAGTCTTGGATTTGAGATGGGTGCCTGGAAAACCGTGGTTGGTCAGCTCTGGTGCGGATGGAGAGGTTAGGCTTTGGTGTTCGTAG